One stretch of Novosphingobium pentaromativorans US6-1 DNA includes these proteins:
- a CDS encoding DUF7146 domain-containing protein, with protein sequence MPTSSIIHPYRDLESEAADLVKRLGGTWTPDGGMCRCPAHNDRTPSLSVRVGRTALLFKCFAGCETIDVMRAIRGLDMSIPAGGQRLAGSPSSPHSPVWLRRRAQDLWDEALPIAGTPAQTYLRRRAIPLTPPVLRYHPRTPLGRGKLAAFRPAMLAAIHEDDRLVALQRTFLDAQEPRRARDLAHPRRSLAQPGRGAVSLAPATEVLSLAEGVESALSVMLLLGIPVWATLGSERFPYVAVPETVTRLILLPDNDRAGRIGASKASEAHVVPGRTIETIWPPAGFNDWNDLLRSRRKGVGKKTRQAA encoded by the coding sequence ATGCCCACATCGTCCATTATTCACCCCTATCGAGATCTGGAAAGCGAGGCGGCCGATCTCGTCAAACGGCTTGGCGGGACCTGGACGCCGGACGGCGGAATGTGCCGGTGCCCGGCGCACAATGACCGCACGCCCAGCCTGTCGGTGAGGGTGGGCAGGACAGCCCTGTTGTTCAAATGCTTCGCAGGTTGCGAGACCATCGATGTCATGCGGGCAATCCGGGGGCTCGACATGAGCATCCCTGCTGGTGGCCAGCGGCTCGCCGGATCACCCAGCTCGCCCCACAGCCCGGTTTGGCTCCGGCGACGAGCACAGGACTTGTGGGACGAAGCCCTGCCGATCGCGGGAACACCGGCCCAGACCTACCTCCGCCGCCGCGCGATCCCGCTGACGCCGCCCGTCTTGCGATATCACCCCCGCACGCCGCTTGGGAGAGGAAAGCTGGCGGCATTCCGTCCCGCCATGCTCGCCGCAATCCACGAAGATGACCGCCTCGTCGCGCTCCAGCGGACGTTCCTCGACGCACAGGAACCGCGCCGCGCCCGTGACCTTGCCCATCCGCGCCGCTCTCTTGCCCAACCGGGCCGAGGCGCTGTCAGTCTCGCACCGGCGACTGAGGTGCTGAGCCTTGCCGAAGGGGTGGAATCCGCTCTTTCAGTCATGCTCCTGCTGGGCATCCCGGTCTGGGCAACGCTCGGCAGCGAACGGTTCCCTTACGTCGCTGTGCCGGAAACCGTCACCCGTCTGATCCTGCTACCCGACAACGATCGAGCCGGGCGCATCGGTGCATCCAAGGCCAGCGAGGCCCATGTCGTGCCAGGCCGCACCATCGAGACGATCTGGCCGCCCGCAGGCTTCAACGATTGGAATGACTTGCTGCGGTCAAGGAGGAAGGGGGTGGGGAAGAAGACGCGGCAAGCGGCCTGA